The Tistrella bauzanensis genome has a window encoding:
- a CDS encoding branched-chain amino acid ABC transporter permease, protein MSTRSAVLRPVLVAAIVVVALAFAGMALPKWFLFLATMAIAHATVALGLIFMMRGGLVSFGQGLPFCLGAYAAGLGGPWLGLTDAVLLLLLGGLTAGAVAAVFGSLLARYRGIFFAMLTLSLSMVLYGLLVKATAIGGSDGLNLARPSILGYVPTTETADYALYLLAVATAGVLSAIAALHFNSVRGLMSLAVKENELRVEYMGASVRSLMAVNFIIAGVYGGIGGALAAIALGHIEPTFSYWTTSGEMVFLAILAGQHSVVAVFLASLILELVRSFANLYFPETWQLALGAFLLVVILFLPRGLGSLWHRGHKPAAPATDATTETGR, encoded by the coding sequence ATGTCGACCCGATCCGCAGTGTTGCGCCCGGTGCTGGTGGCGGCCATCGTCGTTGTCGCGCTGGCTTTCGCCGGCATGGCGCTGCCCAAATGGTTCCTGTTCCTGGCCACGATGGCGATTGCCCATGCGACCGTGGCGCTGGGACTGATCTTCATGATGCGCGGCGGCCTGGTCTCGTTCGGCCAGGGCCTGCCGTTCTGCCTGGGGGCCTATGCGGCCGGCCTCGGCGGCCCCTGGCTGGGGCTGACCGATGCGGTCCTGCTGCTGCTGCTGGGTGGTCTTACCGCCGGCGCGGTGGCGGCGGTGTTCGGATCGCTGCTGGCCCGCTATCGCGGCATCTTCTTCGCCATGCTGACCCTGTCGCTGTCGATGGTGCTCTATGGTCTGCTGGTCAAGGCGACCGCCATCGGCGGCTCCGACGGCCTCAACCTGGCGCGCCCGTCGATCCTGGGTTATGTGCCGACCACCGAGACCGCCGATTACGCGCTCTATCTGCTGGCGGTGGCGACCGCGGGCGTGCTGTCGGCGATCGCGGCCCTGCACTTCAATTCCGTGCGCGGGCTGATGTCGCTGGCGGTGAAGGAAAACGAGCTGCGCGTGGAATATATGGGCGCCTCGGTCCGGTCGCTGATGGCGGTCAACTTCATCATCGCCGGCGTCTATGGCGGCATTGGCGGCGCGCTGGCCGCGATCGCGCTTGGCCATATCGAACCCACCTTCTCGTACTGGACCACCTCGGGCGAGATGGTGTTCCTGGCGATCCTGGCCGGGCAGCACAGCGTGGTCGCGGTGTTCCTGGCCTCGCTGATCCTGGAACTGGTGCGGTCGTTCGCGAACCTGTATTTCCCCGAAACCTGGCAGCTGGCGCTGGGCGCCTTCCTGCTGGTGGTGATCCTGTTCCTGCCGCGCGGCCTGGGCTCGCTCTGGCATCGCGGCCACAAGCCCGCCGCCCCCGCGACCGACGCAACCACGGAGACAGGTCGATGA
- a CDS encoding ABC transporter ATP-binding protein, producing the protein MLEIERVRTSIASVEVLRDFTLSVGQGQMVGLVGRNGAGKTSLMRTVMGHLPTTSGRISFDGTDLAGLPKHGRAALGIGFMQEDRGLVPELTVQENILLPVWVSKSLKPRARLDLVYGYMPELLEMRDRRALLLSGGQQKLVALARALAVGTRLLLLDEPFEGVAPALAQRLADVIGRLRAEHLSILVSHSDMNHAQSLYDDAYVIERGANAAAAAH; encoded by the coding sequence ATGCTCGAAATCGAACGCGTCCGCACCAGCATCGCCTCGGTCGAGGTGCTGCGGGATTTCACGCTCTCCGTCGGTCAGGGCCAGATGGTGGGTCTGGTCGGCCGCAACGGCGCCGGCAAGACCAGCTTGATGCGCACGGTGATGGGCCATCTGCCCACGACATCCGGCCGGATCAGTTTCGACGGCACCGATCTGGCCGGCCTGCCGAAACATGGCCGGGCGGCGCTGGGCATCGGCTTCATGCAGGAAGATCGCGGGCTGGTGCCCGAACTGACCGTGCAGGAAAATATTCTGCTGCCGGTCTGGGTGTCGAAAAGCCTGAAACCGCGCGCGCGGCTGGATCTCGTCTATGGCTATATGCCGGAATTGCTGGAGATGCGCGACCGGCGCGCCCTGTTGCTGTCGGGCGGCCAGCAGAAGCTGGTGGCGCTGGCCCGCGCGCTGGCCGTCGGCACCCGGCTGCTGCTGCTGGATGAACCCTTCGAGGGTGTCGCCCCGGCGCTGGCGCAGCGTCTGGCCGATGTGATCGGCAGGCTCAGGGCCGAGCATCTGTCGATCCTGGTGTCGCATTCCGACATGAACCATGCTCAGTCGTTGTATGATGATGCCTATGTCATCGAGCGTGGCGCGAATGCCGCCGCCGCCGCCCATTGA
- a CDS encoding class I adenylate-forming enzyme family protein, whose translation MTTRVVPPVPTIRRELHFGDRILPCYADRPADLTALLRDSFARLPDAEAVIDGDRRITYATLDEAADRLAGGLAARGIVQGDRVGLLLNNRAEFVIAWVACIRLGVIAVPLNTREQKPELAYVLGNCGARAVIFEAELGARLPDPDDVVCLDLKIVVGAAGGDLPDGATGWDAVADGPALGGWAAVDEDDTAVILYTSGTTGKPKGAELSHLNIVHSCLHYVDHMQMRMDGRERSILAVPATHVTGLVAVIALMAHVGGATVMMRAFKARDFLKLAEAERMTHGVMVPAMYNLCLLQPDFASYDLSSWRIGGYGGAPMPMATIRRLAEILPGLDLVNAYGATETTSPSTVMPLGEGAVHADTVGRPVRCAEIRIMDEAGREVAPGEAGELWIRGPMVVKGYWVRPDATLENFVSGFWRSGDIGSMDEQGYVKVFDRRKDMINRGGYKIFSAEVESELSFHPWVAESALVSRPCPVLGERTHCFVMLKDDGLNLSEDEVAAALKDFLSTRLSDYKVPDYFTFGADPLPRNANGKLMKRDLRDRALAEAGDAA comes from the coding sequence ATGACCACCCGTGTTGTGCCCCCGGTGCCGACCATTCGCCGGGAACTTCATTTCGGCGACCGCATCCTGCCCTGCTATGCCGATCGACCCGCCGATCTGACGGCTCTGCTGCGCGACAGCTTCGCGCGTCTGCCGGACGCCGAGGCAGTGATCGATGGCGACCGCCGCATCACCTATGCGACGCTCGACGAGGCCGCCGACCGGCTGGCCGGCGGGCTTGCGGCGCGGGGTATCGTGCAGGGCGACCGGGTCGGGCTGCTTCTGAACAACCGCGCCGAATTCGTGATCGCCTGGGTGGCCTGTATCCGCCTGGGCGTCATCGCGGTGCCGCTGAACACCCGCGAGCAGAAGCCCGAACTCGCCTATGTTCTGGGCAATTGCGGCGCGCGCGCGGTGATCTTCGAAGCAGAGCTGGGCGCACGCCTGCCCGATCCCGATGACGTCGTCTGCCTGGACCTGAAGATCGTGGTCGGGGCCGCCGGTGGTGACCTCCCCGACGGCGCGACGGGTTGGGATGCGGTGGCGGACGGCCCGGCGCTCGGCGGCTGGGCGGCGGTGGATGAAGACGACACGGCGGTGATCCTGTACACCTCCGGCACCACCGGCAAGCCCAAGGGCGCCGAGCTGTCGCATCTGAACATCGTTCATTCCTGCCTGCATTATGTCGATCACATGCAGATGCGGATGGACGGGCGCGAGCGGTCGATCCTGGCGGTGCCGGCAACCCATGTCACCGGTCTGGTGGCGGTGATCGCGCTGATGGCCCATGTCGGCGGCGCCACGGTGATGATGCGCGCTTTCAAGGCTCGCGATTTCCTGAAGCTGGCCGAGGCCGAGCGTATGACCCACGGGGTGATGGTGCCGGCGATGTATAATCTGTGTCTGTTGCAGCCCGATTTTGCCAGCTATGACCTGTCATCGTGGCGGATCGGCGGCTATGGCGGCGCGCCGATGCCGATGGCCACGATCCGTCGTCTGGCCGAGATCCTGCCCGGGCTCGATCTGGTCAACGCCTATGGCGCGACCGAGACCACCTCGCCGAGCACGGTGATGCCGCTGGGCGAGGGTGCCGTTCATGCCGATACCGTCGGCCGGCCGGTGCGCTGCGCCGAGATCCGGATCATGGACGAGGCCGGCCGCGAGGTGGCGCCGGGCGAGGCGGGCGAGCTGTGGATCCGCGGACCGATGGTGGTGAAGGGCTATTGGGTGCGGCCCGATGCGACGCTTGAGAATTTTGTCTCGGGCTTCTGGCGCTCGGGCGATATCGGCTCGATGGACGAGCAGGGCTATGTGAAGGTCTTCGACCGCCGCAAGGACATGATCAACCGGGGCGGCTACAAGATCTTTTCGGCCGAGGTGGAAAGCGAGCTGTCCTTCCACCCCTGGGTCGCGGAAAGTGCCCTGGTGTCGCGCCCCTGTCCGGTGCTGGGGGAACGGACCCACTGCTTCGTGATGCTGAAGGATGACGGGCTCAACCTGTCGGAAGACGAGGTCGCGGCTGCCCTGAAGGATTTTCTGTCGACGCGGCTGTCGGATTACAAGGTGCCGGATTACTTCACCTTCGGCGCCGACCCGCTGCCGCGCAACGCCAATGGCAAGCTGATGAAGCGTGATCTGCGCGACCGCGCGCTTGCCGAGGCGGGCGACGCGGCCTGA
- a CDS encoding branched-chain amino acid ABC transporter permease has protein sequence MELLLTVLVDGLIYAAWLFIVALGLTLVFGVLKILNIAHGSFYAIGAYAAASLVTWFTTIGLAPEWSLVAMLLAAAGVAAVLGPLLERGLLRLFYGRDEVLLVLVTYALFLMLEDGVKLIWGVDPYYVSEPYSLFGNVEMGPLFYVGYDFALMGLAVICGLGVWFGLNRTTLGKIVLAVIHNPEMSASMGVNVNKVYVLAFICGVFLAALGGAFTAPQISVQPGISVGVIILSFAVVIIGGLGSIEGAAVGALIVGLSRAAAVHLVPDAELFIVYLVMAAVLVFRPEGLFVRAQARKI, from the coding sequence ATGGAGCTTCTGCTCACCGTTCTCGTGGACGGGCTGATCTATGCCGCCTGGCTGTTCATCGTGGCCCTGGGGCTGACGCTGGTCTTCGGCGTGCTCAAGATCCTGAACATCGCCCATGGCAGTTTCTATGCGATCGGCGCCTATGCCGCGGCCTCGCTGGTGACCTGGTTCACCACCATCGGCCTTGCCCCCGAATGGTCGCTGGTGGCCATGCTGCTCGCGGCGGCCGGCGTTGCCGCCGTGCTGGGGCCGCTGCTGGAACGCGGCCTGCTGCGACTGTTCTATGGTCGCGACGAAGTGCTGCTGGTGCTGGTGACCTATGCCCTGTTCCTGATGCTGGAAGACGGTGTGAAGCTGATCTGGGGCGTCGATCCCTATTACGTGTCGGAGCCTTACAGCCTGTTCGGCAATGTCGAGATGGGGCCGCTGTTCTATGTCGGCTATGATTTCGCGCTGATGGGGCTGGCTGTGATCTGCGGGCTGGGCGTGTGGTTCGGCCTGAACCGCACCACGCTGGGCAAGATCGTTCTCGCGGTCATTCACAACCCCGAGATGTCGGCCTCGATGGGGGTGAACGTCAACAAGGTCTATGTGCTGGCCTTCATCTGCGGCGTGTTCCTGGCAGCACTTGGCGGTGCGTTCACGGCACCGCAGATTTCCGTGCAGCCGGGCATCAGCGTCGGCGTGATCATCCTGAGTTTCGCGGTGGTGATCATCGGCGGACTGGGCTCGATCGAGGGGGCCGCGGTCGGCGCGCTGATCGTGGGCCTGTCGCGCGCGGCGGCGGTGCATCTGGTGCCGGATGCCGAATTGTTCATTGTGTATCTCGTGATGGCCGCGGTGCTGGTCTTCCGTCCGGAAGGCCTGTTCGTCCGCGCCCAGGCGCGCAAGATCTGA
- a CDS encoding PaaI family thioesterase yields MTDLGQKQAAALAAAAASLARGLDAPGAGIPAGALPADFPAARLRDIDAVLSLPMHRMLGFELVKITREGAESRVVLDHRHGTPAGTVHGGVLYALLDPAAYMALLPHLPDGATASTHDIFVSVMRPAPIGADIRLHARVLRAGRRVAFLDAEARRGCDIIAAARITKTIFGA; encoded by the coding sequence TTGACCGATCTTGGCCAGAAACAGGCGGCGGCCCTGGCCGCCGCCGCGGCATCACTCGCCCGTGGTCTCGACGCACCGGGCGCGGGCATTCCGGCCGGCGCGCTGCCTGCCGATTTCCCGGCGGCACGGCTGCGCGACATCGATGCGGTACTGAGCCTGCCCATGCACCGCATGCTGGGCTTCGAACTGGTGAAGATCACCCGTGAGGGCGCCGAATCACGGGTGGTGCTGGATCACCGCCACGGCACGCCCGCCGGCACCGTCCATGGCGGGGTGCTCTATGCCCTGCTGGACCCGGCCGCCTATATGGCATTGCTGCCGCATCTGCCCGACGGCGCCACCGCATCGACCCATGACATCTTTGTCAGCGTGATGCGGCCGGCACCGATCGGCGCCGATATCCGCCTGCATGCCCGGGTTCTCCGTGCCGGCCGGCGCGTGGCCTTCCTGGATGCAGAGGCACGGCGCGGCTGCGACATCATCGCCGCCGCGCGCATCACCAAGACGATCTTCGGCGCCTGA
- a CDS encoding ABC transporter ATP-binding protein, whose translation MTRAATGHPVLETRNLQKSFGAVTAARDISVAIESGARLSVIGSNGAGKTTFVNMVTGYLKPDEGTILLDGEDVTRLDPRRLARRGIARSFQIPQLCMELTALENMLVARAAAAEGTVPFFRPARTAEARDAAMAVLDRFGLADIAPRPVSELAGGVRKLLDIALAMIGRPRLLMLDEPTSGVSAEEKFPFMDRIMTALDQGGVTVLFVEHDMDIVGAYADRVLAFYSGQIIADGAPDHVLADDAVRRHVTGH comes from the coding sequence ATGACCCGTGCCGCCACCGGACATCCAGTTCTGGAGACCCGCAATCTTCAGAAATCCTTCGGCGCCGTCACCGCGGCGCGCGACATCTCGGTCGCGATCGAAAGTGGCGCGCGGCTCAGCGTCATCGGATCGAACGGCGCCGGCAAGACCACCTTCGTCAACATGGTGACCGGCTATCTGAAGCCCGACGAGGGCACGATCCTGCTGGATGGCGAGGACGTGACCCGGCTGGACCCGCGCCGGCTGGCCCGGCGCGGCATCGCCCGCTCGTTCCAGATCCCGCAATTGTGCATGGAACTGACAGCCCTTGAGAACATGCTGGTGGCGCGGGCGGCGGCAGCCGAAGGCACCGTGCCGTTCTTCCGGCCCGCGCGGACAGCCGAGGCCCGCGACGCCGCGATGGCGGTCCTCGACCGCTTCGGGCTGGCCGATATCGCACCCCGGCCGGTGTCTGAACTGGCCGGCGGCGTGCGCAAGCTGCTGGATATCGCCCTTGCCATGATCGGCCGACCCCGGCTGCTGATGCTGGACGAGCCGACCAGCGGCGTGTCGGCGGAAGAGAAATTCCCGTTCATGGACCGGATCATGACCGCCCTGGACCAGGGCGGTGTGACGGTGCTGTTCGTGGAGCACGACATGGACATCGTCGGCGCCTATGCCGACCGGGTTCTGGCGTTCTATTCCGGCCAGATCATCGCCGATGGCGCCCCCGATCACGTGCTGGCGGATGATGCTGTCCGCCGTCATGTCACCGGTCACTGA